One Kwoniella pini CBS 10737 chromosome 10, complete sequence genomic region harbors:
- a CDS encoding ribosomal protein P2, translating into MKYLASYLLLQIGGNASPSAADVKAHLETVGIEAEQERLDKLISELEGKDINELIAEGSSKLASVPSGGAAPAASSGGAAAAAGGAEAAPAEEKKEEAKEESDDDMGFGLFD; encoded by the exons ATGAAATACCTCGCTtcttaccttcttctccaaatCGGTGGTAACGCCTCCCCTTCCGCTGCCGATGTCAAGGCTCACCTCGAAACCGTTGGTATCGAGGCTGAACAAGAAAGACTCGACAAATTGATCTCTGAGCTCGAGGGTAAAGACATCAACGAA CTTATCGCTGAAGGTTCTTCTAAACTCGCCTCCGTCCCATCCGGTGGTGCCGCCCCAGCTGCCTCTTCCGGAGGTGCTGCCGCTGCCGCTGGTGGTGCCGAAGCCGCCCCAGctgaggagaagaaagaggaagcTAAGGAGGAGTCTGATGATGACATG GGTTTCGGTCTTTTCGACTAA
- a CDS encoding cyclin-dependent kinase regulatory subunit, with amino-acid sequence MAPGKQPTMEELAERIIYSDRYSDDRFEYRHVILPKAMLKYIPKSYFSPDDSGLLRILEENEWRGIGITQSLGWEHFEVHAPEPHILLFRRPLPAKR; translated from the exons atgGCACCCGGTAAGCAACCCACGATGGAGGAATTAGCGGAGAG GATCATTTATTCAGATCGAT ATTCAGACGATAGATTCGAGTATAGACATGTGATACTACCAAAAGCCATGTTGAAATATATCCCaaagag CTATTTCTCGCCGGACGATTCGGGATTACTTCGAATACTTGAAGAGAACGAATGGAGAGGAATAGGTATTACACAGTCATTAGGATGGGAACACTTCGAAGTGCATG CTCCTGAACCACATATCT TACTTTTCAGACGACCACTT CCTGCTAAGCGATAA
- a CDS encoding V-type ATPase, G subunit, whose translation MAANSQGIQTLLEAEKEAAKVVQKARQYRVQKLKDARSEAAKEIEAYRTQKEDEFKKFETDHTSQTSSSQSSIDSSTTTQLSDLDKAVEKNKGDVIKKIVERVLQSEPKLHQNLKKIEA comes from the exons ATG GCCGCCAATTCTCAAGGTATTCAAACCCTTCTCGAAGCTGAGAAAGAAGCTGCCAAGGTCGTACAAAAAGCCAGACAAT ACCGGGTACAAAAGCTCAAGGACGCTCGATCAGAAGCTGCCAAAGAGATTGAAGCTTACCGTACTcaaaaggaagatgagTTCAAGAAGTTCGAAACAGAT CACACTTCtcaaacatcttcatctcaaTCGTCTATTGACAGTTCAACTACAACTCAATTATCCGATTTAGATAAAGCAGTAGAGAAAAACAAAGGTGACGTTATTAAGAAGATAGTAGAGAGAGTATTACAATCTGAGCCAAAGTTACAtcaaaatttgaagaaaattgaAGCTTAG